Proteins encoded within one genomic window of Candidatus Epulonipiscium sp.:
- a CDS encoding LacI family transcriptional regulator: MVVTIKDVAKAANVSPSTVSRVIADNPKISDETKKRVLKAMKQLHYHPNAIARSLANRSTKTLGVLLPNTDEDLFNNPFFIQAMRGISVYAQKRGYYIMYSYSDNEEQEMEFIKKYIHSKWVDGIILLSAREEDESIEYLKDIKYPFVVVGRPKDTSNVLWVDNDNFQAMYNVVTTLIERGNKKIAFIGGPEQFNVTKDRLAGYKRALEGRGISIDDNLIITSEFSELKGYEGAKELMEYTIPHAIVTTDDLIAFGVLKAIKEKDMGEVLVAGFNNTSLAPYQTPSLSSVDIKAEKIGYYATKLLINKLESSIEKGEIATHYIIETNFIERESTQKALLKK, encoded by the coding sequence ATGGTAGTTACGATTAAGGATGTGGCTAAGGCAGCTAATGTATCGCCTTCTACTGTTTCTAGGGTAATAGCAGATAATCCTAAGATTAGCGATGAAACAAAAAAAAGAGTTTTAAAGGCAATGAAGCAGTTACATTATCACCCTAATGCCATAGCAAGAAGTTTGGCAAATAGATCCACAAAGACCTTGGGAGTTTTACTTCCCAATACAGATGAAGATTTATTTAATAACCCTTTCTTTATTCAAGCTATGCGAGGAATAAGTGTATACGCACAAAAAAGAGGGTACTATATTATGTATAGTTATAGTGATAATGAAGAACAAGAAATGGAATTTATTAAAAAGTATATCCATAGTAAGTGGGTAGATGGCATTATACTACTGTCTGCAAGAGAAGAAGATGAATCTATAGAATATCTTAAAGACATTAAGTATCCATTTGTTGTTGTAGGACGTCCAAAAGATACCTCTAATGTGTTATGGGTTGACAATGATAATTTTCAAGCTATGTATAATGTAGTTACTACCCTCATTGAAAGAGGCAATAAAAAGATTGCTTTTATTGGTGGACCGGAGCAATTTAATGTTACAAAGGATAGATTGGCGGGATATAAAAGAGCTCTAGAAGGAAGAGGTATAAGCATAGATGATAACCTTATTATTACCTCAGAGTTTTCTGAATTAAAAGGTTATGAAGGTGCAAAAGAACTCATGGAATATACTATTCCCCATGCTATTGTAACAACGGATGATTTGATTGCCTTTGGAGTATTAAAGGCAATCAAAGAAAAAGACATGGGGGAAGTTTTAGTCGCGGGGTTTAATAATACCTCCCTTGCCCCTTACCAAACTCCTTCCCTCTCTTCTGTAGATATTAAAGCAGAAAAAATCGGATACTATGCAACTAAGCTTCTCATCAATAAGCTAGAAAGTAGCATAGA